In the Flavobacterium pallidum genome, one interval contains:
- a CDS encoding carboxypeptidase-like regulatory domain-containing protein gives MKKLVFSMLFVMQVLFAWAQQNGTVTGKVVDSKTQKPLQSVVASIQNTNLTALTAADGTFVIKDIPAGNALLKITSTGYSQQMLPLDLKAGQNLDLGVVVLEEDQTEEQQLSLITITENDLGDDNSGSESTAGLLQASRDAFQQAAAFNWGQARFRVRGLDNEYGVTMINGVTMNKIYDGRPQWGNWGGLNDATRNQEFTTGSTPSDYTFGGILGTQEINTRASIYRPGTRISFSGTNTNYSWRAMATTASGMNKDGWAYVISAGRRWAKEGYFEGTDYSANSIFASVEKKFNEHHSLNFTSIYAQNSRGKNSPNTQEITNIAGWKYNSYWGWQDGKKRNSRDKDIEEPILMLGHYWKINEKNKLTTNVSFQQGTIGNSRIDFSGVNNPDPTYYRNLPSYFTSLYENDATTGLVPASAYAPGGLGGLFTPNYAAATNPLDAKFLAQRQLDWNAMYTANSTPITSNGMVIGRAPAESKYILYSDRTDDTQFVGNSVFNSQLADNIVLNAGVTYRHLKSHNYQKVEDLLGGLYFLDVDTFGVGDQKQSDLNHPDRQVTEGDEYGYNYNLLANTIDAFTQFKFSYKKVDFYLAQTFARSEYQREGLYKNGYYPTNSFGKGHKVEFDNFGFKGGVTYKISGRNYLDFNGLYMSKAPTMRNVFPNSRLNNNMVDGIDSETISSLNGSYIIRAPKFKARITGYFSEIKNATETAFFFGEGLFEDDGGDGGDAFVAETLTHVNKKNIGGELGLEYQITSTIKAIGAAAYGQFTYSNDPTVSINQDALATPDNTNPIVNFGTSKLKDYKIPGTPQQAYSIGLEYRDPKFWWVGANVNYLADNYIDVAPVLRTSNFFENPLGSAGNYFPEATEQRGRELLKQEKFDEFTLVNLTGGKSWRIGSKTLGFFASVNNVFDIIYKTGGFEQARNSNYRELNQDVSSGTPSFGPKYFYGYGRTYFVNLYLNF, from the coding sequence ATGAAAAAACTTGTATTTAGTATGCTGTTTGTGATGCAGGTACTTTTTGCCTGGGCGCAACAAAACGGTACGGTTACCGGTAAAGTTGTAGACTCCAAAACACAAAAGCCTTTACAAAGCGTTGTGGCGTCGATCCAGAACACCAACTTAACGGCGCTGACTGCCGCAGATGGTACTTTTGTGATTAAGGACATCCCTGCCGGAAATGCTTTGCTGAAGATCACCAGCACGGGATATTCCCAACAGATGTTGCCTTTGGACTTAAAAGCGGGGCAAAATCTTGATTTAGGCGTAGTGGTGCTGGAGGAAGATCAAACCGAAGAGCAGCAATTGAGCCTGATTACGATTACAGAAAACGACCTTGGCGATGACAACAGCGGATCAGAAAGCACTGCGGGATTATTGCAGGCGAGCCGTGATGCTTTCCAGCAGGCAGCAGCCTTTAACTGGGGACAGGCGCGTTTCAGGGTAAGAGGCCTTGACAATGAGTATGGCGTGACGATGATCAATGGTGTTACGATGAATAAGATCTATGATGGAAGGCCGCAATGGGGCAACTGGGGTGGATTGAATGATGCTACCCGTAATCAGGAATTTACCACAGGGTCTACTCCTTCTGATTATACTTTCGGAGGCATACTTGGTACTCAGGAAATCAATACAAGGGCATCAATATACAGGCCTGGAACAAGGATATCTTTTTCCGGAACAAACACAAACTACAGCTGGAGGGCCATGGCCACCACAGCTTCAGGGATGAATAAGGACGGATGGGCTTATGTGATTTCAGCAGGCAGAAGATGGGCTAAAGAAGGTTATTTTGAAGGAACCGATTATAGCGCAAATTCAATTTTTGCCAGTGTTGAAAAGAAATTCAACGAGCACCACAGCCTGAACTTTACCTCAATTTATGCTCAGAACAGCCGCGGGAAAAATTCTCCAAACACACAGGAAATTACGAATATCGCGGGTTGGAAATACAATTCTTACTGGGGTTGGCAGGATGGAAAAAAGAGGAATTCAAGGGACAAGGACATCGAGGAGCCAATCCTTATGTTAGGACACTATTGGAAAATCAATGAGAAAAATAAACTGACTACCAATGTCTCTTTCCAACAGGGGACAATTGGCAACAGCAGGATTGATTTTTCAGGAGTGAATAACCCTGATCCGACTTACTACAGGAATTTGCCGAGTTATTTCACATCTTTGTATGAGAATGACGCGACTACAGGCCTGGTGCCGGCTTCAGCTTATGCTCCGGGAGGACTTGGAGGATTGTTTACACCAAACTACGCAGCAGCAACCAACCCATTGGACGCTAAATTTTTGGCACAAAGACAATTGGACTGGAACGCGATGTACACGGCCAACTCTACGCCAATCACATCGAACGGCATGGTGATCGGAAGGGCACCTGCGGAAAGCAAGTATATTTTATATTCAGACAGGACAGATGACACACAGTTTGTTGGAAATTCTGTTTTTAACTCGCAATTGGCAGACAATATCGTTTTGAATGCAGGCGTAACTTACCGCCACCTGAAATCACACAATTACCAGAAAGTGGAAGATCTATTGGGTGGATTGTATTTTCTGGATGTGGACACGTTCGGTGTAGGAGACCAGAAACAGTCAGATTTGAACCATCCTGACAGGCAGGTAACCGAAGGCGACGAATATGGTTATAATTACAACCTTTTGGCCAATACAATTGATGCCTTTACGCAATTCAAATTCAGCTACAAAAAAGTAGATTTTTACCTTGCACAGACATTTGCACGTTCTGAATACCAAAGGGAAGGGCTTTACAAAAACGGATACTACCCAACCAACTCTTTTGGAAAAGGCCATAAAGTGGAATTTGACAACTTCGGTTTCAAAGGTGGTGTTACTTATAAGATTTCCGGAAGAAATTATTTGGATTTCAACGGTCTTTACATGTCAAAAGCCCCGACTATGAGAAATGTTTTCCCGAATTCGCGTTTGAACAACAACATGGTGGATGGCATTGACAGCGAAACCATCAGCAGCCTTAACGGTAGTTATATCATCAGGGCACCAAAATTCAAAGCCAGGATTACAGGATACTTTTCTGAAATCAAAAATGCAACAGAAACAGCATTCTTCTTCGGTGAAGGTTTGTTCGAAGATGATGGTGGAGACGGTGGTGATGCTTTCGTAGCGGAAACACTTACACACGTAAACAAGAAAAATATTGGTGGTGAACTTGGCCTGGAATACCAGATTACTTCAACCATTAAAGCTATTGGTGCCGCAGCATATGGGCAATTTACCTATTCAAACGACCCGACGGTCAGCATCAACCAGGATGCTTTGGCAACACCGGACAACACCAACCCAATCGTAAATTTCGGCACTTCAAAATTAAAGGATTATAAAATCCCTGGCACGCCACAACAAGCGTATTCGATTGGTTTGGAATACCGCGACCCTAAATTCTGGTGGGTAGGCGCTAACGTAAACTACCTTGCTGATAATTACATCGATGTGGCTCCTGTATTAAGGACAAGCAACTTCTTTGAAAACCCATTGGGAAGCGCCGGAAACTACTTCCCGGAAGCGACAGAACAAAGGGGAAGAGAATTATTGAAACAGGAAAAATTTGACGAATTTACTTTAGTAAATTTGACAGGAGGAAAATCATGGAGGATTGGCAGCAAGACCCTTGGCTTCTTTGCAAGTGTGAATAACGTTTTTGACATCATTTACAAAACAGGTGGTTTTGAACAGGCACGTAATTCTAATTACAGGGAACTGAACCAGGATGTTTCCAGTGGAACACCATCTTTTGGCCCTAAATATTTTTATGGATACGGAAGAACATATTTCGTAAACCTTTACTTAAACTTCTAA
- a CDS encoding 3-hydroxyanthranilate 3,4-dioxygenase codes for MASTKPFNLNQWINDNRHLLKPPVGNKNVYVHSQDYIVMIVAGPNARKDFHYNETEELFYQLEGSIKVIIQEDGERKEMELHAGDMYLHGARIPHSPVRSENSIGLVIERKRAGLGFTDGLLWFCENCNHKLHEIYFELHDIEKDFLPHYKHFYNSVELRTCDKCGTIMEADPKYTDDN; via the coding sequence ATGGCCTCCACAAAACCTTTCAACCTCAATCAGTGGATCAACGACAACCGCCACCTGCTCAAACCGCCGGTGGGAAATAAAAACGTGTACGTCCATTCACAGGATTATATCGTCATGATTGTTGCCGGCCCAAACGCCCGCAAGGATTTCCATTACAATGAAACCGAAGAGTTATTCTACCAGCTCGAAGGCAGTATAAAGGTGATTATCCAGGAAGACGGTGAGCGAAAGGAAATGGAACTCCATGCCGGCGACATGTACCTGCACGGTGCACGGATTCCGCATTCGCCTGTCCGTTCAGAAAATTCCATCGGACTGGTCATCGAACGCAAACGTGCCGGCCTCGGATTTACAGATGGCCTGCTCTGGTTCTGCGAAAACTGCAACCACAAACTCCACGAAATCTACTTCGAACTCCACGACATCGAGAAGGATTTTTTGCCGCATTATAAGCATTTCTATAATTCAGTGGAATTGCGGACGTGTGATAAATGCGGTACAATAATGGAAGCAGATCCGAAGTATACTGATGATAATTAA
- a CDS encoding DUF4234 domain-containing protein, whose product MEVNTTESWNTPQPPNIPYFKVDPVAVLLLGIVTCGLYLIYWNIKVADVLNAVAEREVISQPVAIFAGCCSPVNMYFYYLAGKDGLPHVYRRAGVPQKDDATLLLILGLLVPMVAAMIVQGDINKLYK is encoded by the coding sequence GGAAGTGAATACTACTGAAAGCTGGAATACACCACAGCCACCAAACATCCCTTATTTTAAAGTTGATCCCGTAGCGGTTTTGCTGTTGGGAATCGTAACCTGCGGGCTTTACCTGATTTATTGGAACATTAAAGTGGCCGACGTATTGAATGCGGTTGCTGAAAGGGAAGTGATTTCGCAGCCGGTCGCTATTTTTGCCGGATGCTGCTCGCCTGTGAACATGTATTTTTATTACCTCGCTGGAAAAGATGGTTTGCCGCATGTATACCGTCGTGCCGGGGTTCCGCAAAAAGATGATGCAACGCTATTACTGATTTTAGGGCTTCTTGTTCCTATGGTCGCTGCAATGATTGTACAGGGTGACATCAACAAATTATACAAATAA
- a CDS encoding endonuclease/exonuclease/phosphatase family protein: protein MRIRKFLALFFVLSSTLAGFSQAKKFAVKTVAFYNFENLFDTINNPNNDEEWLPTGAQHWTSAKYHQKLENLARVITQIGTNDQQKDAPVIIGGAEIENRGVLEDLVKQPKMKPWDYGIVHFDSPDKRGIDVAMLYQKKHFKPTSYINIPLLIYRDQKAEDAKKEKEEATDDKIEISKDNRVYTRDILLVTGLLDGEEVNIMVNHWPSRSGGEKKSSPFREEAGRLARKIMDSVYKVNPNAKIICMGDLNDGTYNKSVKEGVGAKLKKTEVKQYGVYNPFEQMAKEGNASLFYRDAGDIFDQIMVSETLIKEGYESLRYWKAGIYNKPFMIQTDGQYKGYPLRHSANEVGFSDHFPVYIYLIKEMK, encoded by the coding sequence ATGCGAATTAGAAAATTTTTAGCCCTGTTTTTTGTTTTATCCTCAACATTGGCAGGCTTTTCCCAAGCAAAAAAGTTCGCTGTGAAGACAGTGGCATTCTACAATTTCGAAAATTTATTTGATACAATCAACAATCCAAACAATGATGAAGAGTGGCTTCCAACCGGCGCACAGCATTGGACATCAGCTAAATACCATCAGAAACTTGAAAATCTGGCCCGTGTCATTACACAAATCGGAACCAATGACCAACAGAAAGATGCACCCGTGATCATAGGCGGTGCCGAAATCGAAAACCGCGGTGTCCTCGAAGACCTTGTCAAGCAGCCAAAAATGAAGCCATGGGATTATGGTATCGTACATTTTGATTCCCCTGATAAACGTGGTATCGACGTCGCGATGCTTTACCAAAAGAAACATTTCAAGCCAACGAGTTACATCAATATTCCACTCCTTATATATAGGGATCAAAAAGCGGAAGATGCCAAAAAGGAAAAAGAGGAAGCTACGGACGATAAGATTGAAATCAGTAAGGACAACCGTGTTTATACCCGTGACATCCTTTTGGTAACCGGGCTCCTGGATGGTGAAGAAGTCAATATCATGGTCAATCACTGGCCATCGCGCTCCGGAGGTGAAAAGAAAAGCAGCCCTTTTCGTGAAGAGGCCGGTAGGCTTGCCAGAAAGATCATGGATTCTGTATACAAGGTAAATCCGAATGCGAAGATTATCTGCATGGGCGACCTCAATGACGGTACGTATAATAAAAGCGTCAAGGAAGGCGTAGGGGCAAAGCTTAAGAAAACCGAAGTCAAGCAATATGGTGTTTATAATCCTTTTGAGCAAATGGCCAAGGAAGGCAACGCCTCACTTTTCTACCGCGATGCCGGAGATATTTTTGACCAGATCATGGTCTCCGAAACATTGATCAAGGAAGGCTATGAATCCCTTCGCTACTGGAAAGCCGGAATTTATAATAAGCCGTTTATGATCCAGACCGATGGGCAGTATAAAGGATACCCGCTGCGACATTCGGCCAATGAAGTCGGTTTCAGCGATCACTTTCCCGTATACATTTACCTGATTAAGGAAATGAAATAG
- a CDS encoding DUF2752 domain-containing protein: MLDNADNHLESAQSLCPFKLLTGFPCPGCGITKSLVYLYAGDFGKSMHYHIFGPFVILASIVTLLVLSTELATGKEYFGKWLYNRKLAYGLGITLAVYHFIRLIHFVMENSWDDILRQSAWK; the protein is encoded by the coding sequence ATGCTTGACAATGCCGACAACCATTTGGAGTCGGCGCAGTCGCTGTGCCCGTTTAAATTGCTGACGGGTTTCCCGTGTCCCGGCTGCGGCATCACCAAATCGCTGGTGTATCTGTACGCGGGCGATTTCGGGAAAAGCATGCACTACCATATTTTCGGGCCGTTTGTGATTTTGGCCAGTATCGTGACGCTTTTGGTTTTGTCGACGGAACTGGCAACGGGGAAGGAATATTTCGGCAAATGGCTTTACAACCGCAAACTGGCTTATGGACTTGGGATTACATTGGCGGTGTATCATTTTATCCGTCTAATTCATTTTGTAATGGAGAACAGCTGGGATGATATCCTGAGGCAATCTGCATGGAAATAA
- a CDS encoding DUF5689 domain-containing protein: MKTTILKSVLFVTLAAGFNSCVNDDDYAIPTMECTETNLVKTIEVSAVPFGTLAQYTADDVIEAYVTSSDEGGNFFKSISMQTLDGSKAFSVPVDASSTFVNLEPGRKVFIKLKNLYTDSPQTSGPIGPRIGGIYVTSSGAASVGRLPESQFKEAVVRSCTVIDEETLVKPVTIPQLLANNDYLNKLVELDNVQFSDAAVGKTYYVEGASNTIGGATNHSLTDFSGNSIDFRTSSFANFAGKIVPSASGKVRGVLTKYGSGYQFMARTERDIKLTGQRVVAFYYEDFQESVDNTNFNYEGWTNVATSGTKLWREEAFSGNGYAEFSSFGSGNALNVAWLVTPGIDMDAHTGETMLFRTAQHHLDVNSDANSLKVYVSSDFTGNPATATWIEVPVTLPTMDTAWYAFVGSGGVDLSGYTGTIHIGFKFTGSGTDTTLDGAFQIDDLKILGN, translated from the coding sequence ATGAAAACAACAATTTTAAAATCAGTGCTTTTTGTGACGCTTGCTGCCGGATTCAACAGCTGCGTCAATGACGATGACTATGCTATTCCAACAATGGAGTGTACTGAAACGAACCTTGTAAAGACCATCGAAGTATCTGCCGTGCCTTTTGGAACATTGGCGCAGTATACCGCTGACGATGTGATTGAAGCATACGTAACTTCAAGTGATGAAGGTGGAAATTTCTTTAAATCCATCTCAATGCAAACTTTGGACGGGTCAAAAGCTTTCAGCGTGCCTGTTGATGCTTCTTCGACTTTCGTGAACCTTGAGCCGGGAAGAAAAGTATTTATCAAATTGAAAAACCTTTATACTGATTCTCCTCAGACTTCAGGCCCTATCGGACCAAGGATTGGTGGTATATATGTGACCAGTTCAGGTGCCGCTTCAGTAGGAAGGCTTCCTGAGTCACAGTTCAAGGAAGCGGTTGTTCGCTCATGTACGGTAATTGATGAAGAAACTTTAGTAAAGCCTGTAACCATCCCGCAACTTTTGGCTAATAACGATTACCTTAATAAATTAGTGGAACTTGACAATGTACAGTTTTCAGACGCTGCTGTTGGAAAAACTTACTATGTTGAGGGAGCAAGCAATACAATCGGTGGTGCAACAAACCATTCTTTGACAGATTTTTCAGGAAACTCTATTGATTTCAGGACAAGCAGCTTTGCTAATTTTGCAGGAAAAATTGTTCCATCAGCAAGCGGGAAAGTAAGAGGCGTTCTGACCAAATACGGTTCTGGATACCAATTCATGGCAAGGACAGAAAGGGATATTAAATTGACCGGGCAAAGAGTGGTGGCTTTTTATTACGAAGATTTCCAGGAGTCTGTTGACAATACAAACTTCAACTACGAAGGCTGGACAAATGTGGCTACTTCAGGAACAAAACTTTGGAGAGAAGAAGCATTTTCAGGAAATGGCTATGCTGAATTCAGTTCATTTGGCTCAGGAAATGCTTTAAATGTAGCATGGTTGGTCACGCCTGGAATTGATATGGATGCCCACACAGGAGAAACCATGTTGTTCAGGACTGCACAACACCATTTGGATGTCAATTCAGACGCGAATTCATTAAAAGTATATGTATCCAGCGATTTTACAGGAAATCCTGCTACTGCAACATGGATTGAAGTTCCGGTAACTCTGCCAACTATGGATACTGCATGGTATGCTTTCGTCGGATCAGGAGGCGTTGACTTGTCTGGCTACACAGGAACAATCCACATCGGATTTAAATTTACAGGTTCAGGAACTGACACTACATTGGATGGCGCTTTCCAGATTGATGACCTGAAAATCCTGGGTAACTAA
- a CDS encoding lipocalin family protein — protein sequence MNKKIISLTAILLCFLSVSLVSCESDDEGGNYVSPNYVAATWNLTAIGALNANSTLIYEPVTEGSCDRQTLIANEDLTFTRNFFVTTDGVCAPKTVTGTYLLDQGNIVATYVPEGMTESTAITYDIITLSDVTLEVAYTDAVSHELVFLKYAKSVPSVN from the coding sequence ATGAATAAAAAAATCATATCCCTTACAGCCATTTTACTTTGCTTCTTAAGCGTAAGTTTAGTTTCGTGTGAAAGCGATGATGAAGGTGGGAACTATGTTTCGCCTAATTATGTTGCCGCGACCTGGAATCTTACGGCTATCGGGGCACTAAATGCGAACAGTACATTAATTTATGAGCCTGTAACAGAAGGGTCTTGTGACAGGCAAACGCTTATCGCTAACGAAGATTTGACATTCACCAGAAACTTTTTCGTAACAACTGATGGTGTATGTGCGCCAAAAACAGTTACCGGAACCTACCTGCTGGATCAGGGCAATATCGTAGCTACTTATGTTCCTGAAGGAATGACAGAAAGTACGGCAATCACTTATGATATCATCACGCTTTCAGATGTAACGCTCGAAGTCGCTTATACGGATGCCGTTTCTCACGAATTGGTGTTTTTGAAATACGCGAAATCGGTTCCGTCGGTGAACTAA